In a single window of the Bactrocera dorsalis isolate Fly_Bdor chromosome 2, ASM2337382v1, whole genome shotgun sequence genome:
- the LOC105231084 gene encoding titin produces the protein MENIFSLFTFLVVCTSLGYASHHGFDETSYGGHHPIETHSEVSKHVPVKVIEKVPLSIPHPVPVKVPNLIRIEIPEPYAVHVPVEQEIQVPTYNIVPEITEKRIPYTVEKPYPVEVERPYPVEVVKQIKIPVPKPYPVPVTIYKHVVQKDHGWD, from the exons ATGGAAAATATT TTTTCGTTGTTCACCTTTTTGGTGGTGTGTACGAGTCTAGGTTATGCCTCACATCATGGCTTCGATGAAACATCGTATGGCGGTCATCATCCAATTGAAACTCATTCAGAGGTCTCTAAGCATGTACCGGTTAAAGTAATCGAGAAAGTGCCGCTCTCCATCCCGCATCCGGTGCCTGTAAAGGTGCCCAATCTTATACGCATAGAAATACCCGAACCATATGCAGTGCATGTGCCGGTGGAACAGGAAATTCAAGTGCCCACATATAATATTGTGCCCGAGATTACCGAAAAACGTATACCCTATACTGTTGAGAAACCATATCCGGTAGAAGTGGAGCGTCCATATCCTGTAGAAGTGGTGAAACAGATCAAAATTCCTGTTCCAAAACCATACCCCGTGCCAGTAACTATTTACAAACATGTTGTACAGAAGGATCATGGTTGGGATTAA